Proteins from one methanogenic archaeon mixed culture ISO4-G1 genomic window:
- a CDS encoding dihydroorotase PyrC: MDIETVLMGRAYVGGELKYTEIGINEGKIVAVGSYVSGGENRIELGTSMTVLPGFVDPHVHLRDPGMTQKEDFSTGTLAAVHAGVTTVLDMPNTKPAAYNLDTLMEKKAHIRGRSHVDYGLFAAITPETNSAMMAKYVPGFKLFMGSTTGNILLNDDQELIPAVSDALSTGKRVSVHAEDDSMILREPEKCTRDHLRNRPASAEHNAIRRLAKNFRGKKINICHITTSEGLDLARDAGFTTEVTMHHMMFEVDRNTDQYFKVNPPIRDMASRDALYKRFLAGDITMIGTDHAPHTVAEKSQDFDSAPGGMPGVETTMPILMNMVRKQIIPLSQAVRMGSEAPSDAFSLPKGGIAVGKDADLAIFDMRKVTKIDVHSLHSKCGHTQYGGMEAIFPDTVMVRGDVQIEGGEFCGDRIGEDMFA, translated from the coding sequence ATGGACATAGAGACAGTCCTGATGGGCAGGGCGTACGTCGGCGGCGAGCTGAAGTACACCGAGATAGGCATCAACGAGGGGAAGATCGTAGCCGTAGGCAGCTACGTCAGCGGCGGCGAGAACAGGATAGAGCTGGGAACGAGCATGACCGTGCTCCCCGGCTTCGTAGACCCCCATGTGCACCTCAGGGACCCTGGTATGACCCAGAAGGAGGATTTCTCCACCGGGACTCTCGCGGCGGTACATGCCGGCGTGACCACCGTTCTGGATATGCCGAACACCAAACCCGCGGCTTACAACCTCGACACCCTCATGGAGAAGAAGGCGCACATCAGGGGCAGGTCGCACGTGGATTACGGTCTCTTCGCGGCCATAACGCCCGAGACCAACTCCGCCATGATGGCGAAGTACGTCCCCGGATTCAAGCTGTTCATGGGCTCCACCACTGGGAACATCCTGCTGAACGACGACCAGGAGCTGATCCCGGCGGTATCCGACGCGCTGTCCACCGGCAAGAGGGTCAGCGTCCACGCGGAGGACGACAGCATGATCCTCCGCGAACCCGAGAAGTGCACCAGGGACCACCTGAGGAATCGCCCCGCATCCGCGGAGCACAACGCCATCAGGAGGCTGGCCAAGAACTTCCGCGGGAAGAAGATCAACATCTGCCACATCACCACGTCAGAGGGGCTGGACCTCGCCAGGGATGCGGGGTTCACCACCGAGGTCACCATGCACCACATGATGTTCGAGGTCGACCGCAACACCGACCAGTATTTCAAGGTCAATCCTCCGATCAGGGACATGGCGTCCCGCGATGCCCTGTACAAGAGGTTCCTCGCGGGGGATATAACGATGATAGGCACGGACCATGCCCCGCATACCGTCGCCGAAAAGAGCCAGGACTTCGATTCCGCACCCGGCGGGATGCCCGGGGTGGAGACGACCATGCCCATCCTGATGAACATGGTCCGCAAGCAGATCATACCGCTCTCGCAGGCGGTGAGGATGGGTTCGGAGGCACCGTCTGACGCATTCTCCCTGCCGAAGGGTGGTATCGCTGTCGGCAAGGACGCGGACCTCGCCATATTCGACATGAGGAAGGTCACCAAGATAGACGTACACAGCCTCCACAGCAAATGCGGCCATACCCAGTACGGCGGCATGGAGGCGATATTCCCGGACACGGTCATGGTAAGGGGAGATGTTCAAATAGAGGGCGGGGAATTCTGCGGCGACCGTATCGGAGAGGATATGTTTGCCTGA
- a CDS encoding Fe-S-cluster oxidoreductase: MDYSEIAGRRVSCPEQCGMCCLCQPEVLPEERPFFKKNYPQFLVRTKGPQPYSALALKKGCGSCVFLEGRRCKVYDHRTAYCRQFPYHIYASDRIKVELDLSCRGAWDNTGSDALTEAKALVKAADQRIEQALAESKEVYREFFANCKEAGVYQDPSMLRMTVAENVSMFTDLGYLSRIMDMSQIEPIMALAGTHPETQLDMESLQEAGMDLAMDSMSSSDPLNVPVYCDPQWNWNMFMASGGKVDWNVMDDAGDLIRKGSVEAKDIKLKVPDEEGRKVLTDYINTLNQRDSFMGSVFSMMDMNGYEDDMTNAYFGSMAVTVMDLLWRMSMLDSFMHIGTGAEGVKEAIIFYDMDRLDAPAIGAFV; encoded by the coding sequence GTGGATTATTCCGAGATCGCCGGAAGGCGCGTCAGCTGCCCCGAGCAGTGCGGCATGTGCTGCCTCTGCCAGCCGGAGGTTCTGCCGGAGGAGCGTCCGTTCTTCAAGAAGAACTATCCTCAGTTCCTGGTCAGGACCAAGGGTCCCCAGCCTTACAGTGCGCTGGCACTGAAGAAGGGATGCGGTTCGTGCGTGTTCCTGGAGGGGAGGCGCTGCAAGGTCTACGACCACCGTACGGCGTACTGCAGGCAGTTCCCTTACCACATCTACGCCAGCGACAGGATCAAGGTCGAACTGGACCTGTCCTGCAGGGGCGCATGGGACAACACGGGCTCCGACGCACTGACTGAAGCGAAGGCGCTGGTCAAGGCCGCGGACCAGAGGATCGAGCAGGCCCTGGCCGAGTCCAAGGAGGTCTACAGGGAGTTCTTTGCCAACTGCAAGGAGGCGGGGGTCTACCAGGATCCGTCCATGCTCCGCATGACCGTCGCCGAGAACGTCTCGATGTTTACCGATTTGGGATACCTCAGCCGCATAATGGATATGAGCCAGATAGAGCCGATCATGGCCCTTGCCGGGACGCATCCGGAGACGCAGCTCGACATGGAATCGCTCCAGGAGGCGGGGATGGACCTCGCCATGGACTCGATGTCATCATCAGATCCGCTCAACGTCCCGGTGTACTGCGACCCGCAGTGGAACTGGAACATGTTCATGGCATCGGGAGGGAAGGTCGACTGGAATGTCATGGACGATGCGGGGGACCTCATCCGCAAGGGATCCGTCGAGGCCAAGGACATCAAGTTGAAGGTCCCCGACGAGGAGGGCAGGAAGGTCCTCACAGACTACATCAACACGCTGAACCAGAGGGACAGTTTCATGGGCAGCGTGTTCTCGATGATGGACATGAACGGTTACGAGGACGACATGACCAACGCCTACTTCGGCAGCATGGCCGTGACCGTGATGGACCTCCTGTGGAGGATGTCCATGCTGGACAGCTTCATGCACATCGGGACGGGTGCGGAGGGTGTGAAGGAGGCCATAATATTCTACGACATGGACCGCCTGGACGCACCCGCCATAGGTGCCTTCGTGTGA
- a CDS encoding ribosomal protein L37e Rpl37e 358a — MSGAGTPAQGRHNKFKTHIPCRRCGKRAYHVRKGVCASCGYGKTAKMRTYAWAKLRE; from the coding sequence ATGTCAGGAGCAGGAACACCCGCACAGGGAAGACACAACAAGTTCAAGACACACATCCCCTGCCGCAGGTGCGGAAAGCGCGCATACCACGTAAGGAAGGGAGTATGCGCTTCTTGCGGCTACGGAAAGACCGCAAAGATGAGAACATACGCTTGGGCAAAACTCCGCGAGTGA
- a CDS encoding amidophosphoribosyltransferase PurF: protein MAGPNHSCGVVAISADYDVASDLYTALMIIQHRGQESAGISVYNGAAIRTVKGQGLVNVAIPSDSLSKLPGHSGIGHVRYATLGANGYENAQPLNVATNFGEIAIAHNGELTNYSELKDKYMKEGWVFFTSSDSELILKLLGMYLVDNNPIQAVHKLMDELDGAYSVVFTINGRTFGFRDRYGFRPLILGKLDGGYILVSESSAIDALKGEIIRDVQPGEVCEITTNGYKFTPAEKEHSRAHCMFEWVYFARPDSVIDGRTVYDVRRDIGRILAKECPADADFVMPIPDSGRAHAIGYAIEAGIPYEEGFMKNRAAGRTFILPEQKLRETAVSMKMIPIKSVVNGKKVVIIDDSIVRGTTLKILIGMLKDAGAKEVHVRIGCPPVIAPCFYGVDMKTRDQFIANKHTVEEIREIIGADSLGYISLPGLIEAIGFKEDDLCLACVNNKYPTKIKGEVYRFEQSTVTNPNL from the coding sequence ATGGCCGGTCCGAATCACAGCTGTGGCGTAGTAGCGATCTCGGCTGATTACGACGTAGCGTCGGATTTGTACACGGCCCTAATGATCATCCAACACCGCGGACAGGAAAGCGCGGGGATCTCGGTATACAACGGAGCGGCGATCAGGACCGTCAAGGGTCAGGGTCTCGTTAACGTTGCGATACCTTCCGATTCCCTTTCCAAGCTTCCCGGGCACTCCGGGATAGGCCATGTGAGATATGCGACGCTGGGCGCAAACGGTTACGAGAATGCCCAGCCGCTCAACGTGGCCACCAACTTCGGCGAGATCGCTATCGCACACAACGGCGAGCTCACCAATTATTCTGAACTCAAGGACAAGTACATGAAGGAGGGCTGGGTGTTCTTCACCAGCTCCGACAGCGAGCTCATCCTGAAGCTGCTGGGAATGTACCTTGTCGACAACAACCCCATCCAGGCGGTCCACAAGCTGATGGACGAGCTGGACGGAGCCTACTCAGTGGTCTTCACGATCAACGGAAGGACCTTCGGATTCAGGGACAGGTACGGATTCAGGCCCCTGATCCTCGGAAAGCTCGACGGAGGGTACATCCTCGTCTCGGAGAGCTCCGCCATCGACGCCCTCAAGGGAGAGATCATCAGGGATGTCCAGCCCGGAGAGGTCTGCGAGATCACCACCAACGGCTACAAGTTCACACCGGCGGAGAAGGAGCACTCCCGTGCGCACTGCATGTTCGAGTGGGTCTACTTCGCAAGGCCGGATTCCGTCATCGACGGCAGGACCGTCTACGACGTCCGCAGGGACATCGGAAGGATCCTGGCCAAGGAATGCCCCGCAGACGCGGACTTCGTCATGCCCATCCCGGACTCGGGACGTGCGCACGCGATCGGATATGCTATCGAAGCGGGCATCCCCTACGAGGAGGGATTCATGAAGAACCGTGCCGCAGGCAGGACCTTCATCCTTCCGGAGCAGAAGCTCAGGGAAACAGCTGTTTCAATGAAGATGATCCCCATCAAGTCCGTCGTCAACGGAAAGAAGGTAGTGATCATCGACGACAGCATCGTCAGGGGAACCACCCTGAAGATCCTCATCGGCATGCTGAAGGACGCCGGGGCCAAGGAGGTCCACGTCCGTATCGGATGCCCTCCTGTCATCGCGCCCTGTTTCTACGGCGTCGATATGAAGACCAGGGATCAGTTCATCGCGAACAAGCACACGGTCGAGGAGATCCGCGAGATCATCGGAGCGGACAGCCTCGGATACATCAGCCTCCCCGGACTCATCGAGGCTATTGGATTCAAGGAGGACGACCTGTGCCTGGCCTGTGTCAACAACAAGTACCCCACCAAGATCAAGGGCGAGGTCTACAGGTTCGAGCAATCCACAGTCACTAATCCAAACCTTTAA
- a CDS encoding Fic family protein, translated as MHRFDYSEILGDLPQDIVRMLSEISRIRAMDGIRRKEYSKDYVRMEEVAKLASVKYSNEIEGIITTDERIREIVLRGGTPLNYSEEEIAGYSDAYDWIHTGHEDIGFDRKTIIGLHTALRTKESDREAYKERDNVIIGIRPDGRRYIVYEPVPASETEDHMEQLCIAYQKLTIQRYEPLLYIPCVIVDYLCIHPFIDGNGRTSRLLTMLMLYREGIDVCRYISMDEHISMTKQAYYDALGDSSEGWRENRWTYIPFIRYFLRTLLECYIDLDTRFVLVDGKRIGRTETVEGILAKAIVPMSMAQIRAVIPNVSVYTIQKAVKRLMAEGKVERLGNTKSARYRYKGGMRNRSHSTVDAAEIVFSLATQSTRPILLGI; from the coding sequence ATGCACAGATTCGATTATTCCGAGATATTGGGGGACCTGCCGCAGGACATCGTCAGGATGCTTTCGGAGATCTCCAGGATTCGCGCCATGGACGGCATAAGGCGCAAAGAGTACTCCAAGGACTATGTCAGGATGGAAGAGGTCGCAAAGCTGGCCTCTGTCAAGTACTCGAACGAGATCGAAGGGATAATCACCACCGACGAGCGCATAAGGGAGATTGTTCTCAGGGGAGGTACTCCTCTGAACTATTCCGAGGAGGAGATTGCCGGATACAGTGATGCGTATGACTGGATCCATACGGGGCATGAAGACATCGGATTCGACCGCAAGACCATCATAGGGCTCCACACAGCACTCCGCACCAAAGAGTCGGACAGGGAGGCCTATAAGGAAAGGGATAATGTCATCATCGGCATCAGGCCCGACGGTAGGAGGTACATCGTGTACGAGCCCGTCCCAGCATCCGAGACCGAGGATCACATGGAACAGCTGTGCATCGCATATCAGAAGCTGACCATCCAAAGATACGAACCGCTGCTGTACATACCGTGCGTCATTGTGGACTACCTGTGCATACACCCATTCATCGACGGCAACGGGAGGACGTCCAGGCTCCTGACGATGCTGATGCTGTACAGAGAGGGGATCGATGTGTGCAGGTACATATCCATGGATGAGCACATATCGATGACGAAGCAGGCGTACTATGATGCTCTGGGGGATTCGTCCGAGGGATGGAGGGAGAACCGCTGGACGTACATTCCGTTCATCAGATACTTCCTGAGGACGCTGCTGGAATGCTACATCGATCTGGATACCAGGTTCGTGCTGGTGGACGGGAAGAGGATAGGTCGCACGGAGACCGTAGAGGGGATATTGGCCAAGGCGATAGTGCCGATGTCCATGGCCCAGATAAGGGCGGTGATCCCGAATGTCAGTGTATATACCATCCAGAAAGCGGTGAAGAGGCTGATGGCTGAGGGGAAGGTCGAGAGGCTGGGGAACACTAAGTCCGCAAGATACCGGTACAAGGGCGGTATGCGGAATCGAAGTCATAGCACTGTGGATGCCGCCGAGATCGTGTTTTCCTTGGCAACTCAATCCACAAGACCCATCCTACTCGGGATATGA
- a CDS encoding MATE efflux family protein codes for MGIFAKVDPKEETAIMLGEPRKAIFHMVIPFMISIMVAQVNMLADMAWCSGLGSESISAIQAVNPLYWVIFDVGIGMGLGCNVMISRHIGAGNLDGARNTVSQGVVLSIVSAVILAPFVFLLIDPMMAWMGAEEVADLGASYLTPILICNIAQVMTPTLAGFLRGEGAARRSNHVMMSGTMANIILDPILIYAMNMGVAGAGIATAMANVISTVLMLYLYFSKRTTVPMSFKGYRFDPGCVKDIMHIGAPKLTEMFLMDVLDAINRLFVIQCAGIDGVVLFSLPFRMAMFAVIIHNSFAMSLTPVASANLGAKRPEKSIEAYKLCIRVAITASVVVMAVFLLFAQWIVIPFSVSETMIPLREELATILRVNAFMIPAVGMVFVSNAMLQAMRLPMYSLLISFTRTGLTSLMLGLLCDTSIEIMCAGMVFACFVAAVLAFGITRSKIRQLRKSYECIS; via the coding sequence ATGGGCATCTTCGCGAAGGTCGATCCGAAGGAAGAGACCGCGATAATGCTCGGCGAACCGAGGAAGGCCATATTCCACATGGTCATCCCGTTCATGATCTCCATAATGGTGGCGCAGGTCAATATGCTCGCCGACATGGCGTGGTGCTCCGGCCTGGGATCTGAGTCCATCAGTGCCATACAGGCGGTGAATCCGCTGTACTGGGTCATCTTCGATGTCGGCATCGGGATGGGACTCGGATGCAACGTCATGATCTCCAGGCACATAGGTGCCGGGAACTTGGATGGGGCGAGGAACACCGTTTCTCAGGGTGTAGTCCTGTCGATAGTCTCCGCCGTGATCCTGGCGCCTTTCGTGTTCCTGCTGATCGACCCGATGATGGCATGGATGGGGGCCGAGGAGGTCGCTGACCTCGGGGCATCGTATCTCACACCGATCCTAATCTGCAACATCGCCCAGGTGATGACGCCGACCCTCGCGGGGTTCCTGAGAGGGGAGGGTGCGGCCAGGAGATCCAATCACGTGATGATGTCGGGAACGATGGCCAACATCATACTGGATCCGATCCTGATCTATGCCATGAACATGGGCGTCGCCGGTGCCGGTATCGCCACGGCGATGGCCAACGTGATCTCCACGGTCCTGATGCTCTACCTGTACTTCTCCAAGAGGACCACGGTGCCCATGTCATTCAAGGGGTATCGCTTCGACCCTGGTTGCGTGAAGGACATCATGCACATCGGCGCGCCGAAGCTGACGGAGATGTTCCTGATGGATGTACTGGATGCGATAAACCGCCTGTTCGTCATACAGTGCGCCGGCATCGACGGCGTGGTGCTGTTCTCGCTGCCTTTCCGCATGGCTATGTTCGCCGTGATAATCCATAACTCCTTCGCCATGTCGCTGACGCCCGTGGCATCCGCGAATCTCGGCGCCAAGAGGCCCGAGAAGAGCATCGAGGCGTACAAGCTGTGCATCAGGGTCGCCATCACCGCATCGGTGGTCGTGATGGCCGTGTTCCTGCTGTTCGCGCAGTGGATCGTCATACCGTTCAGCGTATCGGAGACCATGATCCCGCTGAGGGAGGAGTTGGCCACGATACTGCGTGTGAACGCGTTCATGATCCCCGCGGTCGGGATGGTGTTCGTCAGCAATGCCATGCTTCAGGCCATGAGGCTGCCGATGTACTCCTTGCTGATCTCGTTCACTCGCACGGGGCTGACATCGCTGATGCTGGGCCTGTTGTGTGATACATCGATAGAGATCATGTGCGCGGGGATGGTCTTCGCATGTTTCGTCGCCGCGGTTCTCGCCTTCGGTATCACGAGATCGAAAATCAGGCAACTGAGGAAATCGTATGAGTGCATATCATGA
- a CDS encoding iron-containing alcohol dehydrogenase: MLGNFIFQNPTKLYFGEDALDYLDQELPNYGKNVQLIYGGGSIKKNGIYDLVMEKLRKSGKNVIEDPGVMPNPTLEKLYEGIRIARENKVDFLLAVGGGSCVDYAKILAASVMCQDDPWEKYYIRQETQDCELIPIGVVLTMAGTGSEMDGGAVLTNSEKRLKYEHVFGPENYPRFAILNPRFTMTVPRKQMVAGIYDIFSHVCEQYFSDEDDNTTDYLSEGLMKSVVHSSLIAVEDPEDYEARSNIMWSATIALCKLFSRGKRTDWMVHQIGHSIGAHTDATHGMTLSAISLPYYRKVLPYGLPKFVRFAENVWGVDPEGKTDEEIADEGLRATESWMRKLGVSMDLKELGVTEDMFDDILDGTVMLDSGFVKLSREDIRQILKESL, encoded by the coding sequence ATGCTGGGCAATTTCATCTTTCAAAACCCGACCAAGCTCTATTTCGGTGAGGATGCGCTCGATTATCTGGACCAGGAACTCCCCAACTACGGGAAGAACGTCCAACTGATCTACGGCGGGGGCTCCATCAAGAAGAACGGGATCTACGACCTCGTCATGGAGAAGCTCAGGAAGAGCGGGAAGAACGTGATCGAGGATCCCGGCGTGATGCCCAACCCCACTTTGGAGAAGCTCTACGAGGGCATCCGCATAGCGAGGGAGAACAAGGTTGACTTTCTCTTAGCCGTGGGCGGGGGATCTTGCGTGGATTATGCGAAGATACTTGCCGCATCTGTGATGTGCCAGGATGATCCCTGGGAGAAGTATTACATACGTCAGGAGACACAGGACTGCGAGCTCATCCCCATAGGTGTGGTGCTCACGATGGCGGGTACGGGATCGGAGATGGACGGCGGCGCGGTGCTCACAAATTCGGAGAAGAGACTGAAGTACGAGCATGTGTTCGGACCGGAGAACTATCCGAGGTTCGCGATACTGAATCCCAGGTTCACTATGACCGTCCCGAGGAAGCAGATGGTTGCCGGGATATACGACATCTTCAGCCATGTCTGCGAGCAGTACTTCTCCGACGAGGACGACAACACCACCGATTACCTCTCGGAGGGTCTGATGAAATCCGTGGTCCACAGCTCGCTGATCGCGGTCGAGGATCCGGAGGATTACGAGGCCAGGTCCAACATAATGTGGTCCGCCACGATCGCCCTGTGCAAGCTATTCTCCAGAGGCAAGAGGACGGACTGGATGGTCCACCAGATCGGCCATTCCATAGGCGCGCACACGGATGCCACCCACGGGATGACACTGTCTGCAATCTCACTACCATACTACAGGAAGGTCCTTCCGTACGGATTGCCCAAGTTCGTCAGGTTCGCCGAGAACGTCTGGGGCGTGGATCCGGAGGGGAAGACCGACGAGGAGATTGCGGATGAGGGTTTGAGAGCGACGGAGTCCTGGATGAGGAAGCTGGGCGTCAGCATGGACCTGAAGGAGCTCGGGGTCACCGAGGACATGTTCGACGACATCCTCGACGGAACGGTCATGCTGGACAGCGGTTTCGTGAAGCTATCCCGCGAGGACATCCGCCAGATCCTGAAGGAGAGCCTCTGA
- a CDS encoding cobyrinic acid a,c-diamide synthase CbiA, with amino-acid sequence MKGFIIAGTGSGVGKTSVTTGIMSLLSKKYKVQGFKVGPDFIDPMYHSAATGRPCRNLDSFMMDDGTIRNLVGYASKGSDVCVVEGVRGLYEGFTGDSDIGSTAYIAKLLKLPVILVIDAGSLTRSTAAILNGFKAFDPSVNIAGVILNKVSGSQHSYKLDVAMSTYCSDVKVVGKIRKDRENTLGQRHLGLNTIVDPERSGLDCLERLVDTLDMDVLMGIAETTDSDLPTKSPYVERKANAKIAVPFDDGYCFYYRENLECLESSGFKVERFSPVAGDNLPDADAVYLGGGYPELHADEISSNKDFLEGVRNMSLEGAPVLGECGGLMSMCSGMVDPRGKRHDMIGLFGCDSVFVNKRHGPTYVMADANRNNPLFTGSVRAHEYHYSEICASKDEVYGYDLKRGAGIMDSKDGLVARNSLGTYMHQHALSTKDWAKGFCDKLN; translated from the coding sequence ATGAAGGGATTCATTATCGCCGGGACGGGAAGCGGTGTCGGAAAGACGTCCGTCACGACCGGCATCATGTCGTTACTGTCCAAGAAGTACAAGGTCCAGGGGTTCAAGGTCGGGCCCGATTTCATCGATCCAATGTACCATTCGGCAGCCACCGGCCGTCCGTGCAGGAACCTGGACTCGTTCATGATGGACGACGGCACGATCCGCAATCTTGTCGGATACGCCTCGAAAGGTTCCGACGTGTGCGTCGTTGAAGGGGTCCGCGGCCTCTACGAGGGTTTCACGGGGGATTCCGACATCGGTTCCACCGCGTACATCGCGAAACTCCTGAAGCTTCCCGTGATACTCGTGATCGATGCCGGTTCTCTGACGCGCAGCACGGCCGCGATACTGAACGGGTTCAAGGCGTTCGACCCCAGCGTAAACATAGCGGGGGTCATCCTCAACAAGGTCTCGGGATCACAGCACTCGTACAAGCTGGATGTGGCAATGTCCACGTACTGCAGCGACGTCAAGGTCGTCGGGAAGATCCGCAAGGATAGAGAGAACACCCTTGGACAGAGACATCTGGGCCTCAACACGATTGTGGACCCCGAGAGGAGCGGATTGGATTGCCTCGAGAGACTGGTGGACACTCTGGACATGGACGTCCTCATGGGCATCGCGGAAACCACCGATTCCGATCTTCCGACAAAATCCCCTTATGTCGAAAGGAAGGCCAATGCCAAGATCGCAGTCCCGTTCGACGACGGCTACTGCTTCTACTACCGTGAGAACCTGGAATGCCTCGAGTCATCCGGATTCAAGGTGGAGAGGTTCAGCCCTGTCGCCGGAGACAATCTCCCTGACGCGGATGCGGTCTACCTAGGCGGAGGGTATCCGGAGCTCCATGCCGATGAGATCTCATCGAACAAGGACTTCCTCGAGGGAGTCAGGAACATGTCGCTGGAAGGCGCGCCGGTCCTGGGAGAGTGCGGCGGACTTATGAGCATGTGCTCGGGCATGGTCGATCCCCGGGGCAAGAGGCACGACATGATCGGATTATTCGGATGCGATTCGGTGTTCGTGAACAAGCGCCACGGACCCACCTACGTAATGGCCGATGCGAACAGGAACAACCCTCTGTTCACGGGCTCGGTGAGAGCACACGAATACCATTATTCAGAGATATGTGCCAGCAAGGACGAGGTCTACGGTTACGACCTCAAGAGGGGCGCAGGGATCATGGACTCCAAGGACGGCCTCGTGGCAAGGAATTCATTAGGCACATACATGCACCAGCACGCCTTGTCCACAAAGGATTGGGCGAAGGGATTCTGCGACAAGCTGAACTGA
- a CDS encoding methanogeneis marker protein 13 has protein sequence MSNVFHPRPNPIVAAMYTARDMNIDVIVMHGPAGCSFMASRPLENAGVRVVTSSMKDNDLIFGGAAPLERAIKDAKERFNPRTMAVIGTCASTIIGDDIGAVIGRVDLGDTVCFPIDCHGCMDNNTEGAIRALKAGAKAGIIPKEESDRQAALLKAATALEKNKGMAGKSYLKPAESLTKLSVCKRIAETLRNNGKVAVVMVAKKELAYRFADMFPAVDEARKALGGSTLFVANLDREKGLPRIRGYCDDILKDLESKDVKIDSIVGGLDEYAVIGDEMRTIVDGFKPDLTVILGICHAYPGLDENCILVTDQPRELANYLEQGLSAVGEVGSHGLVMGANGIITLETAQTLRELTE, from the coding sequence ATGAGCAACGTCTTCCACCCCCGTCCCAATCCGATCGTCGCTGCGATGTACACCGCCAGGGACATGAACATCGACGTGATCGTCATGCACGGTCCGGCGGGATGCTCCTTCATGGCATCCAGACCGCTGGAAAACGCAGGGGTGCGCGTCGTCACCTCATCTATGAAGGACAACGACCTTATCTTCGGGGGAGCGGCTCCCCTGGAAAGGGCCATCAAGGACGCGAAGGAAAGGTTCAACCCTAGGACCATGGCGGTCATAGGCACATGTGCTAGCACCATCATCGGGGACGATATCGGGGCCGTCATCGGCAGGGTGGATCTCGGGGACACGGTATGCTTCCCTATCGATTGCCACGGATGCATGGATAACAACACGGAAGGTGCCATCCGCGCACTCAAGGCAGGCGCCAAGGCGGGTATAATCCCTAAGGAGGAATCCGACCGTCAGGCCGCACTGCTAAAGGCCGCCACCGCCTTGGAGAAGAACAAGGGGATGGCAGGCAAATCCTATCTCAAGCCTGCGGAGAGTCTCACGAAACTCTCGGTATGCAAGAGGATCGCAGAGACACTAAGGAACAACGGGAAGGTCGCCGTGGTGATGGTGGCCAAGAAGGAACTCGCATACCGCTTCGCGGACATGTTCCCGGCCGTCGACGAAGCCCGCAAGGCACTGGGGGGGAGCACCCTCTTCGTGGCCAACCTGGACAGGGAGAAGGGCCTTCCAAGGATCAGGGGCTACTGCGACGACATCCTGAAGGACCTGGAATCCAAAGATGTGAAGATCGATAGCATCGTCGGCGGACTTGACGAATACGCAGTCATCGGCGATGAGATGAGAACGATAGTCGACGGTTTCAAACCGGACCTCACCGTAATCCTCGGAATTTGCCACGCATACCCAGGACTCGACGAGAACTGTATACTTGTCACCGACCAGCCCCGCGAGCTGGCCAACTATCTCGAGCAGGGATTGTCGGCGGTCGGGGAGGTCGGGAGCCACGGTCTCGTAATGGGCGCGAACGGCATCATCACACTGGAGACCGCGCAGACCCTGAGGGAGCTGACGGAATGA